The nucleotide sequence TTAACGCCAGCTAGTGGTTTTCAAAGCGCACAATATCGAAAGATTGAATTCGCATCAACAGAACTCATTAATTTAATTGACAATCGCTTTAGAGAAACCATAGACAGAAATACACCTTACGAACACGCTTTTGACCATTTATATTGGCAAGCAGCAGGTAAAGATTATAAAACTGGAGAAAAAAGTTATTTATTAATGGCTTTTGAAGAGAAATACAAAGAGGAATTTATTAGATTTACGAAATTTTATAATACTCATAACCTTTGGACAAAGTTTAAAACCTTACCAAAAGAAGTTAGAGAAGATAAAACTTTAGTAACGGCGATGCGTCATTACGACCATACAGTTAACATAAAATGGGTAATGGCACATTATAATACTGCTAATCATTATTTAAATATTGGCGGTAAAACAGCTGAAGCTACAGGGGGTAGTGAATGGGTGAAGTATATGCATCCAAAATATCAAAAAAGAATATTTTTTCCAGACTTATGGACAGAACAAGAATTACAACATTGGGGAGAAAATTTATAATAACTTTATTAGTTATAATAACTTTTGCTAGTTGCGGAAAAGAATCACAAGTTGAAGAAGTGATTGATGAAGTAGCAATTGTTGAACCCCCAAAAGATATTTATGAATTTGGCTTTAATTTAAATGACTATACAGTAGTTAGAGATACTGTAAAAAGAGGAGATACCTTTGGAGTTATAATGGAACGTAACAGAATTGGTTATCCAAAAATCTACAACATAGTTGAAAAAGCAAAAGACAGTTTCGATATTCGTAAACTTCAAGTAGGAAAGCCCTATACCTTGTTATGTTCAAAAGATTCATTGCAAGAACCGCAGAGCTTTATTTATCAAAAAAATAAGGAAGAATATGTAGTAATAAACTTTAAAGATTCTATCCATGCGTATAACGAGCGAAAACCAATTAAGTATGTCGAAAAAACAGCGTCAGGTATTATTGCAAAAGGCGATGGGATTTCAATAACATTAGGTAAATTAGGATTAAGCCAAGTGTTAACCAATAAAATGGCGGATAATATTTATGCTTGGACCATAGATTTTAATCGTTTACAACCAGGTGACCGTTTTAAAGTGATTTATATAGATAAATATATAAACGATAGTGTTTACGCAGGTGTTCATGATGTTAAAGCTGCGTATTTTGAACATAATAAAGAGTCATTTTACGCTTTTGGTTTTGAAGCTGATACTATTACAGGAATTGTTGATTATTTTGACGAAGATGCAAAAAACTTAAGACGTGCATTTTTAAAAGCACCTCTTAAATTTAGTCGTATCTCTTCTCGATATAACTTAAGAAGGCGTATAGCACATTACGGATATCGTGTTAAAGCACATAGAGGCACTGACTTTGCTGCACCAAATGGCACACCAATTCTAGCAACAGCTAACGGAAGAGTTACTAAATCTAGTTATACAAGAGGAAATGGTAAATATGTTAAAATTAGGCATAATGCCACTTATGAAACACAGTACCTTCATATGTCTAGAAGAGCTGCTAAAGTTGGACAATTTGTAAAGCAAGGTGATGTAATTGGTTATGTAGGAAATACAGGGAGTTCAGCAGGAAATCATGTGTGTTACCGTTTTTGGAAAAATGGCAGGCAAGTCGATCCATTTAAAGAAGAATTACCAGAAGCAGAACCTATTGCAGAAGATTTAAAACTCAAATACCTAGAATTCATTAAGCCTATAAAAGAGCAATTAGATAATGTTAAATTTAAAGACGTTACTGAAAACGATATATTAGAGCAACAACTAAATGAGAACTTAATTACGAAAATAGACAATTAAGTTATGAGCCTTCCCAAAATAAATCCAACCCAAACCAAGGCTTGGAAAAAACTTCAAGAACACTACTCTTCTGTAAAAGATGTTCATATGAAAGATTTATTTGCTCAGGATACTGAAAGAGCAAATAAATTCACAATACAGTGGGAAGATTTTTATGTAGATGTTTCAAAAAACAGAATTACCGATGAGACACTTCAATATTTATTAGGATTAATTGAAGAAGTCAAACTCAAAGATGCAATTGAGAGTTACTTTTCTGGTGCAAAAATTAATGAAACTGAAGATAGAGCAGTTTTACATACCGCACTTAGAGCCCCTAAAATTTCTAAAGTATATGTAGATGGTGCAAATATAATTCCTGAAATATCTGCTGTAAAAGAGAAAGTAAAAACTTTTTCTGAAGAGATTATAAATGGAGAGAGAAAAGGATATACAGGGAAACCATTTAAAACCATAGTTAATATTGGTGTTGGAGGCTCAGATCTAGGACCGGCAATGGTAGTTGATGCACTTCAGTATTATAAAAATCATCTAACAACATATTTTGTAAGTAATGTAGATGGAGATCACGTTAGTGAAATAATTCAGAAACTGGACCCGGAAACCACGCTTTTTATAGTTGTTTCTAAATCGTTTACAACTCAAGAAACTCTATCTAATGCTAATACCCTGCGAAGTTGGTTTTTAAAATTAACAAATGCTGATGCTATTGCAAAACACTTTGTAGCAGTCTCAACTAATATTGAAAAAGTAAAGGCGTTTGGAATAAACGAAAATGCCATTTTCCCAATGTGGGACTGGGTGGGAGGGCGTTTTTCGCTCTGGAGTGCAGTAGGATTATCTATTAGTTTATCGGTTGGATATGATCATTTCGAGAGTTTATTAGAAGGAGCTCATAAAATGGATATACATTTTAAAGAAACCCCTTTTAGTAATAATATACCAGTTATATTAGGGCTTTTAGGAGTTTGGTATAACAATTTTTTTAATGCAGAAAGTGAAGTTGTAATACCCTATTCTCAATACTTAAATCAGTTTGTAACCTATTTGCAACAAACTTCGATGGAGAGTAATGGTAAGCGTATGGATAGAAATGGAAATCTAATAGATTATCAAACAGGAGCTTTAATGTGGGGAGAAACAGGAACAAATTCTCAACATGCATTTTTTCAATTAATACATCAAGGGACAAAATTAGTGCCAGCAGATTTTATTGGATTTGCTAAATCACTTCATAATAATCAAGAACATCAAAATAAATTAATTTCAAATTTTTTAGCTCAGACAGAAGCTTTATTAAATGGAAAAACAGAAGCTGAGGTTTTAACAGAGTTGGAATTAAGAGATGTCTCAAAACTAGATATTAAGAAACTACTTCCTTTTAAAGTTTTTGAAGGAAACAAACCAACAAATACTATATTTATTAAAAAACTAACCCCAGAAAGTTTAGGAAAATTAATCGCTTTATATGAGCACAAAATTTTTGTGCAAGGAGTTATTTGGAATATCTTTAGTTTTGATCAGTTTGGTGTTGAACTTGGAAAGCAACTAGCTTGTAATATTCTTCAAGAATTTGAAGATGTACCTTCAGCAAAACCTCATAATACTTCTACTTTAAACAGTATTAAACACTTTAAAGATTTCTCTTAAGCATAGAGAATGATCTTACTATTAATATTGAATTAATTAGTACATTTGTTTTACTAAAACTAAACACTATAAGCTTATGGAAATTGTAAAAAACCTACATTCATACTGGGCGTACCTTGTTCTTTTAATATTAGTTATTACTGCTGTAAATAGCTTAATAAAAGTATCTGGCGGAAAAGAATACGGGGCTAAAGATTTTCGATTAGCATTGTTTACACTAATAGTTACACACATACAACTCTTAATTGCACTTATACTATATGTTACATCACCATTGTTAAGTGCTTTTGGAGAACTTGGAATGGGTGGAGTAATGAAAAACTCTGCAATACGCCTTTTATTAATAGAACACCCGCTAATTAATATAATAGCGATCGCATTAATTACGATAGGTTACTCTAAACATAAAAAGAAATTAACTTCGGCAAGTAAGTTTAAAATGATAGCTATATTTTATACAATAGCATTACTCTTGTTTTTATCAAGAATACCTTGGACCAACTGGTTTAATTAATATAAAAAAGCAACTCAATTGAGTTGCTTTTTTAGTTTTTAACTTCTTTTATTAAATAAATATAAACAGGAAAGTGATCACTATATCCATTAGTAAAACTACCATCTGCAAAGCTTCGAAAAGGATAACCTTTAAAACGTCCTTTTGAGTTAATTAAATAATTTGCATTAAAAATTCCAGCTCTATAATACCTGAATGATGAATAATCTTTTTCGAGTAAAGGTTTTGTGATCATTATCTGATCAAATAAACTCCAACTGTCTCGAAATGCATTAGATCCAATTCCTTTTTTTGAAAACCTCTCCATTGGATTATAGATGCCTTTAAAAGGAACATTCTTTTTGTCAGATTTAGTTTTTAAAATGTCTTTGACGCTTGTATTAGTTGGATTGTCATTTAAATCACCCATGATAAAAATTTTAGCATAAGGATTTATAGATTGAAGAGAGTCAATAATTCTTTTATTGAGTTTTGCTGCAGCTATTCGTTTCGGTTTGCTTCTTTCCTCTCCCCCTCGTCGAGATGGCCAATGATTAATAAGTATATGTATTAACTCGTTTTCTAGCTTACCAGAAACAAGTAATTGATCTCTCGTATAGATTCGGTTTTTAGTATTTTCTTCATAGATTTTTAATTCGTATTTACTTATATGTGTTGGAGTGAATAATAGCTTTTGGTAAAGTAAAGCAACGTCTATGCCTCTTATATCTGGTGAATCAAAATGAACAATTCCATAATTTTTTTTAATCAAATAAAAATTATTCGCTAAATCTTCTAAAACAATTCGGTTTTCAATTTCTGCTAAACCAATAATTACAGGGCTATTTTTAGAAATATTGCTTCCAATTTCAGAGATAACACGAGATATATTATTAATTTTTTTTGAATATACATTAGCTCGATTGTTTTTTAATTCCATTATAGGGCTAGATTCATCAAACTTAAGTGGATCGTTTATGGTGTCAAATAAATTTTCAACATTATAAAAAGCAATAGTATGTACTCTAAACTTTTTATTGTTTTGAGTGTTTGCAATAGAAATATTTAAAAATAAAAGAATGAATATTAAGGTTAAATATCTCATATAGTGTGTAATAAAATTCATTAAATTTTACATAAAAGTAGGAATTATTCTATAAATAATATAACTTGCATTACTTAATAGCTAATAATTAGTGCTTTACGAATTAATTTTTAAAAATAAATTAAAAGATGAAGTACTAGGATAATAGTTGTTTTTAAGCACTAACCAACATCAATTAGAAAATGAAAAGACATATAGTTGTTTTTTTACTTGGATTAGTTTCTACATTTTCAATTTCTGCACAAAGACCCCTTATAAAAGGGAGTATTAAAGATGCTTCATCCCATAAACCAATTTCAGAAGCAACAGTTATTATTGAGAACACATATTTTTCAATTCAAACAAATGTTTTTGGAGAGTTTGTTTTTTTATATGGCATTCCATTAGGAGAGCAAATTTTAAAAATATCTAAAGAAGGATATGTAACAAAACGATACCCTATTGTTGTTAATAAAGGTAGAACAATAAATCTTACAGATATAACTTTAGAATATGATTTAAGTGATCAATCAAATTCATTTATTCTAACACTTTCTGATGATGAACTCAACTCAGAAGATGGATTTATAGACAACATTTCTGGTCTTTTGCAATCGTCAAGAGATGTATTTTTAAATGCAGCAGCTTTCGATTTCAGTACGACATTTTTTAGACCTAGAGGATTAGATAATGCTAATGGAAAAATACTTATTAATGGTGTCGAAATGAATAAACAGTTTAATGGAAGGCCTCAATGGAGCAATTGGGGAGGGTTAAATGATGTGTTGCGTAATCAAGAGTTTACAATGGGTTTTTCTGCAAATGAGTATAATTTTGGTGATATAGCTGGAACTACAAATATTATAATGCGAGCTACTAAATATCGTAAAGGCGGACGTTTTTCTTCTGCTGGTGCAAACAGATCATACCAAGGAAGATTAATGGCGAGTTATAATTCAGGGATATTAAAAAAAGGCTGGGCGTATTCAGTTTTAATATCACGACGTTTTGGAGAACAAGGTTTTATTGAAGGAACATTGTATGATGCTAACTCATTTTTTGCTAGTGTAGAAAAACAAATTAATAATAAACATAGTCTAAATTTTCTAGGAATTTATGCTAAAAATAGAAGAGGACGTTCGACAGCATTAACTGATGAATTATTTGAATTAAAAGGGAGAGATTATAATCCTTTTTGGGGAATACAAGACGGTGAAGTTAGAAATACTCGTGTTAGAGAAATTGAAGAGCCTATTTTTATGCTGAGCCATTTTTGGGAAACATCTTCAAAAACAACATTAAATACAAATATAAGTTATCAATTTGGGAAAATAGGAAACACTAGAGTAGATAGTGGAGGAGCCCAGTTATTTACAGATCAAAACGGGGATGAAGCGTTTTTTGGAGGAGCAAGAAACCCAAATCCATCTTATTATCAAAACCTACCGAGTTTTTTCTTGCAAGATTCAAATCCATCTCCTCTAGATTTTCAAAATGCATTTTTAGCCGAACAACAATTAATTAATGATGGGCAGTTTGATTTTGAAACGTTATATAGATCAAACACAATACAATCTAAAGCAGGTAATAATGCTACATTCATAATTCAGGAAGATAGAAATGATGATATACAATTATCTGTTAATTCTATTTTGAACTCTAAATTAACAGATCAAGTCATATTAAATGCATCAGTAAATTACAGAAAATTAAAAAGTGAAAATTTTGCGAATGTAAAAGATCTTTTGGGAAGCACAGGGTATTTAGATGTTGATAATTTTGTTGAGGATGATATCAATATAACGCTAGGAGATATAGCACAAAGTGATTTGCGAAATCGAAATAGAATTGTCACAAAAGGTGATCGCTATAAATATAATTATAAAATTGATGCTAATGTTTTAAATGTGTTCATACAAGCACAGTTTAAATATAATAAAATAGATTTTTATTTAGGAATGAGTATGTCTCAAACTGATTACCAAAGAAATGGATTATTTGAAAATGGGAATTTCCCAGGCAATACATCTTTTGGTAAAAGTGAGAAACTTAACTTTTTTGATTTTGGTGTTAAAACGGGAGTTACATATAAGCTATCTGGACAACATGTACTTAACTTCAATGGTGGATATGTTACTAAAGCACCTATTATTCGGAATTCATTTAGTAATGCGAGGCAGAATAATAATATTGTTACTGGGCTGGTAAGTGAAAAAATACAATCATTTGATACAAGTTATCTTTTCAGGTCACCAACCATTAAAGCTCGATTAACAGGATATTATGTGGAATTTAAAGATGGTACAGATGTTTCATTCTTTTTTACTGAAGATTTAGCAGGATTAGGAATTCAAGGTGATGCTTTTGTTCAAGAAGTTTTGACTAATATTGAACGGCAAAATGTTGGTTTAGAACTAGGTGTTGAATCGCAAATAACACCAACAATTAAACTAAAAGCAGTTGCAGCCTTTGGGCAAAATATATATAACAATAATCCTAATCTATATTTGACAAGTGATGATTTCAAAGGAGAATTGCGTTTTGGAGATGGTAAAACTAATTTAAAGAACTTGCATGTAGCTGGTGGCCCCGAGCGTGCATATCAATTAGGATTTGAATATCGTGATCCAGATTTTTGGAATATAGGTGTTACTACCAATTATTTTTCAAATGCTTATATAGACCCTAGTGCTTTAGCTAGATCTCAAAACTTTATTTTAGATTTTGACGGATTACCGATTAATAATTTTGATGAAGATATAGCTAAGAACCTTTTAAAACAGGAAGAGCTTAACGAATACATGTTAGTAAATATAACGGGAGGGAAATCGTGGCGATTAGGAAATTATTTTATTGGATTCTTCGCAACGATTAATAATGTTTTAAATGAAGAATATAGAACAGGTGGCTTTGAACAATCTAGGTTAGCAAATTACACTCGATTACAAGAAGATCAATCGCGTATTAATGGTCCAATTTTTGGCAACCGCTACTTTTTTGGAAATGGAACGACCTATTATATCAATGTATATCTAAGATTTTAATAATGCAATTAATATTATGAAAACAAATAGATTAAAAAATGTAATATTGATAAAAGTAATAGTATTAATTACTATTTCTTGTATACAAGATGATAATTTTAATATTCCAGATTTAATTTTTGAAGAACCAATAATTAACGGAAATGTAATAACAATTGACGCAATTGCAGGGATGTTAGCTCAAGCACAAAATAATGGAGATGACACATTTACATTTGAAGACACTAATACATATATTTCAGGATATGTGATTTCTAGTGATGAAGCTGGAAACTTTTTTGAAGAATTAATAATCCAAGATGTACTAGAAAATCCAACAAGAGGGATTAAATTACTTATAGATATTAATCCGTTGTTTGCGAGATATGAAATAGGTAGAAAATTATTTGTCAAACTAGATGGATTAACAATAGGAACTACAAATGGAGTCTTCACTATTGGTGTTAGAGATGGAAATACTATAGGGCAGATAGCAGCTTCACTCGAAAATGAAGTTATTCAACGCTCAACTGAAAGGGGAGAATTAGTACCTTTAACAATAGAATTAGATAGATTGAACAATAATCTCACAAATTTATATGTCACTTTGCAAAATGCACAATTTAATCGCTCAGAAGTGCTAGACTTAAACCCATTGACTTATGCTTCAGAACCTACAGATCAGTTCGATGGAGAACGGGTTTTAGAAAGTTGTAATAGTAATCTCCCTATTGTGTTTAGCACGAGTACTTTTGCGGATTTTAGAGGTTTAGAATTACCAGCACAAAGTGGAACAATTAATGGGGTTTTAACTAAAAACTTTTTTGGAGACACATTTAATTTTGTTGTAAACACACCTTCAGATGTGAATTTTGAAAACCCAGAGCGTTGTGACTCTATAGAAATAGATTGCGGTTTAACAGATACTCAAGGCACAGTTAATCTTTTTGAAGATAATTTTGAAAATCAGCGTACACGACAACGAATCTCGGGTAATGGCTGGACCAATTTTATACAGGAAGGAACTGAAGCTTTTGAAGCGTTTAGGTCTAGTGGAGCAAGCCCATCATTAGGGATTTCTGCAAGAATAGGATCTCGTAACTCAGGTGATGTAAGTTCTATTGCTTGGTTAATTACACCAAGAATAGATTTAGATGCTCAAGATGGGGAGACATTACGTTTTATGACTTCTAATAGCTTTGCTAATGAAAGCAATTTAGAGTTATTATTCTCTACAGACTGGGATGGTATAGAAGCTAGTATTACAAATGCAACTTGGATTAACTTACCATCTGCATTCATTGTAGGAGATAATGATTTTTTTGGAGATTGGTTTGATTCTGGTGTTGTAAATTTATCTTGTATTGAAGGAATGGCTTATATTGCATTTAGATATACAGGGAATGGAGACTCTGCTTTTAATGGAATTTATGAGTTGGATGAAATTATTATTAATAGTTTATAGCTTTAAACACTTACTTGAGTAAGAATTATGTTAAAACTTTATCAGAATTATGAGGTGACTAATAAATGTTATTAGTTTACAATAAATATTAATCTTTTATTTACAAAACTGATGAACAAAATTTTACTTTTATTTTTACTTATTTTAGTGTATTCCTGTAGCAGCGATGATCCAGATCCAGATATAATTGCACCTACCAATGTCGTTTTTACATTAAATAGCTTATCGACAGATACTACTCAGCCACTTATGATTAGTACCACTCTAGAAATTAATGTAAGTGCAGATGATGAAATTGGCGTTGCTAAAGTAGAAATTTTTATAGATGGTGTAGAAGTAGCTGAAGATGTTTCAGCTCCTTTTAATCTTACTGTAGATGTTTCCTCGTTAGAAACAGGAAATCACACCTTAAGAGTTAGTGTTTCGGACGCAGCTGGTAATACAACATCTGTTGAAGAAATTATTTTTGTAGATAATACAATGCCATCTATAACAAACGTTTCTATAGAGAATGATCAAATTATAGGAGGAAATGATAATCTACTTACCTTTGATGTTTCGGATGATAATGGAATTGAAAATGTAGTAGTATCAATAAATGGAGATAACATATCTGAGATCACTGATGAGGTTTATGAAGTTAATATTGAAACATTAGATCTACAAGACGGGACAAATGAGATTCAGATTACTGCAACCGATTTAACGGGAAATGTATCTAACCTAACTTTAAATTTTATAGCAGATAATTCTGGACCAGAAATTACGATAAATAGTATTTCAGAAAATCAAATAATTGATGATATTATTAATTTTAATCCAAGTGTTGATGATGCTTTTTCTGAAGTAGCTTCGTTGGAAGTATTATTAAATGATGAAAGAATTCAATTTTTTGAAGATATAAATGATTTTTCATTTGAATTTGATCCAGAACTTGTTGCAACTGGAAATAATGTATTCACTTTTATAGCCATTGATGCTTTAGGAAATTTAAATGAAATAGTGATTAGTACAGAAATATTAAGAATATTAATTAGAGTTAATTTACCTCAAGATTTTGTTCCTAGTGCGGTAATAGAATCTTGGATATTTGCATCTAATCCAGATGGAACTCCAATAGTTGCTGAACAAATTTCTGATGCTACAACAGATGTAGTTTTACATGCTCCTGCAGAGTTTAATATGACTGATGAATTTATGGTAACTTTTTACGAAGTTGATAATGGAAATTTTAATCGCATTTCGACTTTACAAAACTTCACACGTGTTCTTCCTGGAACTATAAATATTAGAGAGCGTAATCAATTCCCTTCTTTTACAGGTACAGATTATAATGTGTCAGGATTTGAAAGTGTCGGTAGTGATGTCATTAATGCTGAAGGAGTAGATTATTCAGGAAGCCGGCAAACTGATGAAATATTTCATTTAGAGTTAAAACAACCTCAACTAACAAATAATATTTATTTTTACTCTTTTAGTAATCCATTTAATGTTAATAGTTATAGTTATCAATTAGTAAATAGACCCATTGCTACTGATTTTTCTATAGAAGATGCTAATTTTAGTACGGTAGATGTAACAGTAGAGAATTTTATAATTAATGATGATGGAAATTTTAATTTCCCTATAAATACTTTTATAGATCCAGCGTTAACAATTTTAGGGTTTGAAAATCAAGCGGATTTAGAAAATAATGTATTTCATGAACTATTTAGGTTTAATATAGGAGCTAACCAAATAGGGACTCCAATTTTATATCCATTAAATAATTCTTTTGCCTTTTATAGACATCAAGTTAGTTTTGATAATTTTCTAACAGAAAGACTAGGATCTCCATTAAGTGATTATACAAGACCAGATTGGAGTATTGACCCAACCCTTACCAACAATAATAGTATAATTCTAACTACATCGGGTAGCTCTCATACAGTTGGTAGAGCGTTTTTAAGAAATAATGCTTCTATTCCAGGAAATAACTATACTTGGACATTAGTTTATGACAGTCAGAGTAATAATACAGAAGTGATAATCCCGCAACTTCCAGATGAACTTAGTAGTTTAGCATTCTTTAATTTTTTAGAAAGTGAATCGCTAGAAATAGAACAAATAGACTTAAGTGGATACGAATCAATACAATCTTATGATGATTATATAGATAGGGTACTTAGAGATAATTTAGACTATTTTGAAGTTTCAGATTTTGTAGAAACTATATCTTATAGAAGTTTAGGACGTCAATTTTTATTGTCAGATTTAATTTTTTAAA is from Flavobacteriaceae bacterium and encodes:
- a CDS encoding glucose-6-phosphate isomerase, which translates into the protein MSLPKINPTQTKAWKKLQEHYSSVKDVHMKDLFAQDTERANKFTIQWEDFYVDVSKNRITDETLQYLLGLIEEVKLKDAIESYFSGAKINETEDRAVLHTALRAPKISKVYVDGANIIPEISAVKEKVKTFSEEIINGERKGYTGKPFKTIVNIGVGGSDLGPAMVVDALQYYKNHLTTYFVSNVDGDHVSEIIQKLDPETTLFIVVSKSFTTQETLSNANTLRSWFLKLTNADAIAKHFVAVSTNIEKVKAFGINENAIFPMWDWVGGRFSLWSAVGLSISLSVGYDHFESLLEGAHKMDIHFKETPFSNNIPVILGLLGVWYNNFFNAESEVVIPYSQYLNQFVTYLQQTSMESNGKRMDRNGNLIDYQTGALMWGETGTNSQHAFFQLIHQGTKLVPADFIGFAKSLHNNQEHQNKLISNFLAQTEALLNGKTEAEVLTELELRDVSKLDIKKLLPFKVFEGNKPTNTIFIKKLTPESLGKLIALYEHKIFVQGVIWNIFSFDQFGVELGKQLACNILQEFEDVPSAKPHNTSTLNSIKHFKDFS
- a CDS encoding DUF5017 domain-containing protein; its protein translation is MKTNRLKNVILIKVIVLITISCIQDDNFNIPDLIFEEPIINGNVITIDAIAGMLAQAQNNGDDTFTFEDTNTYISGYVISSDEAGNFFEELIIQDVLENPTRGIKLLIDINPLFARYEIGRKLFVKLDGLTIGTTNGVFTIGVRDGNTIGQIAASLENEVIQRSTERGELVPLTIELDRLNNNLTNLYVTLQNAQFNRSEVLDLNPLTYASEPTDQFDGERVLESCNSNLPIVFSTSTFADFRGLELPAQSGTINGVLTKNFFGDTFNFVVNTPSDVNFENPERCDSIEIDCGLTDTQGTVNLFEDNFENQRTRQRISGNGWTNFIQEGTEAFEAFRSSGASPSLGISARIGSRNSGDVSSIAWLITPRIDLDAQDGETLRFMTSNSFANESNLELLFSTDWDGIEASITNATWINLPSAFIVGDNDFFGDWFDSGVVNLSCIEGMAYIAFRYTGNGDSAFNGIYELDEIIINSL
- a CDS encoding tryptophan 2,3-dioxygenase — protein: MSNQQNFDSILNALDDKYDKINQDTETHLEGLLHSNPINYWDYIHTDALLSLQIQRTTLPDEMVFIMYHQVNELLFKMILWEIDQIATKELVDAAFFSTKLMRISRYFDMLTSSFNIMKDGMDVEQYNKFRKTLTPASGFQSAQYRKIEFASTELINLIDNRFRETIDRNTPYEHAFDHLYWQAAGKDYKTGEKSYLLMAFEEKYKEEFIRFTKFYNTHNLWTKFKTLPKEVREDKTLVTAMRHYDHTVNIKWVMAHYNTANHYLNIGGKTAEATGGSEWVKYMHPKYQKRIFFPDLWTEQELQHWGENL
- a CDS encoding endonuclease/exonuclease/phosphatase family protein; its protein translation is MRYLTLIFILLFLNISIANTQNNKKFRVHTIAFYNVENLFDTINDPLKFDESSPIMELKNNRANVYSKKINNISRVISEIGSNISKNSPVIIGLAEIENRIVLEDLANNFYLIKKNYGIVHFDSPDIRGIDVALLYQKLLFTPTHISKYELKIYEENTKNRIYTRDQLLVSGKLENELIHILINHWPSRRGGEERSKPKRIAAAKLNKRIIDSLQSINPYAKIFIMGDLNDNPTNTSVKDILKTKSDKKNVPFKGIYNPMERFSKKGIGSNAFRDSWSLFDQIMITKPLLEKDYSSFRYYRAGIFNANYLINSKGRFKGYPFRSFADGSFTNGYSDHFPVYIYLIKEVKN
- a CDS encoding M23 family peptidase — its product is MDRTRITTLGRKFIITLLVIITFASCGKESQVEEVIDEVAIVEPPKDIYEFGFNLNDYTVVRDTVKRGDTFGVIMERNRIGYPKIYNIVEKAKDSFDIRKLQVGKPYTLLCSKDSLQEPQSFIYQKNKEEYVVINFKDSIHAYNERKPIKYVEKTASGIIAKGDGISITLGKLGLSQVLTNKMADNIYAWTIDFNRLQPGDRFKVIYIDKYINDSVYAGVHDVKAAYFEHNKESFYAFGFEADTITGIVDYFDEDAKNLRRAFLKAPLKFSRISSRYNLRRRIAHYGYRVKAHRGTDFAAPNGTPILATANGRVTKSSYTRGNGKYVKIRHNATYETQYLHMSRRAAKVGQFVKQGDVIGYVGNTGSSAGNHVCYRFWKNGRQVDPFKEELPEAEPIAEDLKLKYLEFIKPIKEQLDNVKFKDVTENDILEQQLNENLITKIDN
- a CDS encoding carboxypeptidase-like regulatory domain-containing protein, translating into MKRHIVVFLLGLVSTFSISAQRPLIKGSIKDASSHKPISEATVIIENTYFSIQTNVFGEFVFLYGIPLGEQILKISKEGYVTKRYPIVVNKGRTINLTDITLEYDLSDQSNSFILTLSDDELNSEDGFIDNISGLLQSSRDVFLNAAAFDFSTTFFRPRGLDNANGKILINGVEMNKQFNGRPQWSNWGGLNDVLRNQEFTMGFSANEYNFGDIAGTTNIIMRATKYRKGGRFSSAGANRSYQGRLMASYNSGILKKGWAYSVLISRRFGEQGFIEGTLYDANSFFASVEKQINNKHSLNFLGIYAKNRRGRSTALTDELFELKGRDYNPFWGIQDGEVRNTRVREIEEPIFMLSHFWETSSKTTLNTNISYQFGKIGNTRVDSGGAQLFTDQNGDEAFFGGARNPNPSYYQNLPSFFLQDSNPSPLDFQNAFLAEQQLINDGQFDFETLYRSNTIQSKAGNNATFIIQEDRNDDIQLSVNSILNSKLTDQVILNASVNYRKLKSENFANVKDLLGSTGYLDVDNFVEDDINITLGDIAQSDLRNRNRIVTKGDRYKYNYKIDANVLNVFIQAQFKYNKIDFYLGMSMSQTDYQRNGLFENGNFPGNTSFGKSEKLNFFDFGVKTGVTYKLSGQHVLNFNGGYVTKAPIIRNSFSNARQNNNIVTGLVSEKIQSFDTSYLFRSPTIKARLTGYYVEFKDGTDVSFFFTEDLAGLGIQGDAFVQEVLTNIERQNVGLELGVESQITPTIKLKAVAAFGQNIYNNNPNLYLTSDDFKGELRFGDGKTNLKNLHVAGGPERAYQLGFEYRDPDFWNIGVTTNYFSNAYIDPSALARSQNFILDFDGLPINNFDEDIAKNLLKQEELNEYMLVNITGGKSWRLGNYFIGFFATINNVLNEEYRTGGFEQSRLANYTRLQEDQSRINGPIFGNRYFFGNGTTYYINVYLRF